In Magnolia sinica isolate HGM2019 chromosome 12, MsV1, whole genome shotgun sequence, a single genomic region encodes these proteins:
- the LOC131220475 gene encoding ADP-ribosylation factor GTPase-activating protein AGD3-like, which produces MRCLLPRSLLDHGFFSRSPLYEEDRNKKSNGLFCNFLFVLQACEKFLSLRKGIKSDVTAVLEEDHIARCSFEQACFNLVTVLSNVEAKKRFEFLEA; this is translated from the exons ATGAGGTGTCTCTTACCAAGAAGTCTGCTGGATCATGGATTTTTTTCTAGATCCCCTCTATATGAAGAAGACAGGAATAAGAAATCAAATGGCCTATTTTGCAATTTCTTGTTCGTGTTACAGGCTTGTGAGAAGTTTTTATCATTGAGGAAAGGTATAAAGTCGGATGTTACTGCTGTTTTAGAAGAG GACCACATTGCAAGGTGTTCATTCGAGCAGGCTTGCTTCAATCTG GTCACAGTTCTTTCTAATGTCGAGGCCAAGAAGAGGTTTGAGTTTTTGGAAGCTTAG